The following coding sequences lie in one Xiphophorus maculatus strain JP 163 A chromosome 4, X_maculatus-5.0-male, whole genome shotgun sequence genomic window:
- the dnaja2 gene encoding dnaJ homolog subfamily A member 2, giving the protein MANVADTRLYDILGVSPSATENELKKAYRKLAKEYHPDKNPNAGDKFKEISFAYDVLTNPEKKELYDRYGEQGLREGGGGGPGMDDIFSHIFGGGLFGFMGGQAGRSRNGGRRRGEDMVHPLKVSLDDLYNGKTTKLQLSKNVLCSSCNGQGGKTGAVQKCTACRGRGMRIMIRQLAPGMVQQMQSVCTDCNGEGEVINEKDRCKKCEGKKVVKEVKILEVHVDKGMRHGQKITFGGEADQAPGVEPGDIVLVLQEKDHETFRREGNDLSMTHKIGLVEALCGFQFMLKHLDGRQIVIKYPAGKVIEPGSVRVVRGEGMPQYRNPFEKGDLFIKFDVQFPENNWISPEKLVELEDMLPSRSEPPIIAGETEEVDLQDYDASQGSSSGGRREAYNDSSDDESGHHGQGVQCAHQ; this is encoded by the exons ATGGCCAATGTTGCCGACACAAGACTCTACGACATTCTTGGAGTGTCTCCGTCCGCAACTGAAAATGAGCTCAAGAAG GCATACCGGAAACTGGCAAAAGAGTATCACCCTGACAAGAACCCAAACGCTGGTGACAAG tttaaagaaatcagcTTTGCCTACGATGTGCTCACTAACCCTGAGAAGAAGGAGCTGTACGACCGGTATGGAGAGCAGGGGTTGCGGGAAGGAGGCGGGGGCGGCCCCGGGATGGACGACATCTTCTCCCACATCTTCGGCGGCGGACTCTTCGGCTTCATGGGCGGACAGGCGGGGCGCTCCAGAAACGGCGGTCGCAGGAGAGGCGAGGACATGGTCCATCCGCTCAA GGTCTCACTGGATGACCTTTATAatgggaaaacaacaaaactacaaCTCAGCAAGAATGTACTGTGTAGTTCCTGTAATGG ACAAGGAGGCAAGACGGGCGCCGTACAGAAATGCACGGCCTGCAGGGGGCGGGGCATGCGCATCATGATCAGACAGCTGGCTCCAGGCATGGTCCAACAGATGCAGTCTGTGTGTACCGATTGCAACGGAGAAG GTGAAGTCATCAACGAGAAAGACCGCTGTAAAAAATGTGAAGGCAAAAAAGTGGTGAAGGAGGTGAAAATCCTGGAGGTCCACGTAGACAAAGGCATGAGACACGGGCAGAAGATCACCTTTGGAGGAGAAGCCGACCAGGCGCCGGGGGTGGAGCCTGGAGAcatagttctggttctgcaggaaAAGGACCACGAG ACGTTTAGACGAGAAGGAAACGACCTCTCTATGACCCATAAGATCGGCCTGGTGGAGGCGCTGTGCGGCTTCCAGTTCATGCTGAAGCATTTAGACGGGAGGCAGATTGTCATCAAGTATCCTGCAGGAAAAGTCATTGAACCAG GCTCGGTCAGAGTGGTGCGGGGAGAGGGCATGCCACAGTACAGAAACCCGTTTGAGAAAGGAGATTTGTTCATCAAGTTTGATGTCCAGTTTCCTGAAAACAACTGGATCAGCCCAGAGAAGCTGGTG GAGCTGGAGGACATGCTGCCGTCGCGGTCGGAGCCCCCCATCATCGCCGGAGAAACGGAGGAGGTGGACCTGCAGGACTACGACGCCAGCCAGGGCTCGTCGTCCGGCGGCCGCAGGGAGGCGTACAACGACAGCTCCGACGACGAGAGCGGCCACCACGGGCAGGGCGTGCAATGTGCCCACCAGTAA